ATTAAGTATGCAGTATCTCATCCTGAGGAAATGAAAGTGATGGCAAAGAACTGCGTTGATTGTGCTGAGAATAAATTCAATCGTCCTAAACAAATCTTGTGTCTAAACGATTACTTGAAGGATAATCTTAAGTAAAATATTAAGCTATTTGAAAAGACGATTTCCAATAAATGGAATTAATAGTTAGGAAAAATCTGCTCCTAGCATTATTATGAGTATCTCTTTTTAGGCAGGATTTTAACAGATTGCTTACATTTCAATTGAATGCAAATGAGTGGAATTATTGGTTTGATTTTGCTGTTGATCATGGAGTGCAAGTTTTTGCTCTTGAGGCTATTAAAGGAAGAATATTAATAAATGCGAGCAATTGTGTAGACGAAGTCTTAACTCTGTCATTAATGAAATAACCAGCTAGCCTAATATTGTTCAACAGAATTTTAGACATAGCATCAAAAAACAACTTAGGGATTTGCAGCTAATCTTAGCTGAACCTGTTGTACGCAATGTAGTTCCTTGCATTGTTTGGATTTGCTGGAGTATCTGTAAGGAAGAAGCTAACGCTAACTTGTTGTTACTCCTACAGATGTAATAGTGATGAATCGAGAGGAGTTCAGGCGTGTTATAAAGAATGCGCTAATTTATACAGAGAAGAACAATGATATCGTAACTATCAGTATCAAGCCATTTTGTCTTGAAACTAGTTATGGATATGTCGAGTCTTCCTTAGGGAGGAGAAGATTCATAGCGTAAATGAATTCAAGGAGAAGCCAAACCTTGAAACAGCAAAGAAATATCTTGTTGCTGGCAATTATTTTTGGAATACAGGTATATTGGTATGGAGTGCCAATACCATTACAGAATGCATTAGTAAGTATAAACCAAGTATTGTAGAGGAGATGGATGCTATTATTGCCTCAGAAGTTTCAGAAATTTCAAAGGTTCGAGAGATTTTTCCGAATGTAGAAAAGGTCTCTGTTGTTTATGCAGTCATGGAGCCTGTATCCTGTATCAAAGGTTGGTATGGTATATATTCATCCTGCTGATTTCGGATGGAGCAATCTTGGTAATTGGGCTTCGTTACATGATAAACTTCAAAAAGATGAATTTATAATGGCGCAATTGGTAACATTTACGTGTACGAATGCAAGAATTATGTGGTTTATGTAGAAGATACAAATAAGGTTGTGTTTCAGGGTTTAGATGGATATATTGCCTCTGAGAAAAATGGTTATATTCTTATTTGTCAGAGAAGTGAGGAACAGAGAATTAAAGAGTATAAAGGTTATGATAGGTAGTACGGAGGACATAAGCCTATGATTCGATGTTATTGCCTGTGAGAATGAATAATAAGTTATATGAAACGATTATTTGATATAGTAGCGAGTGGAATTGGGCTTGTGCTGTTGGGCCCATTGTTTTTAGTCCTTGCCATTTGGATCAAGATGGATTCAAAAGGCCCTGTGTTCTATCGTCAGGTGCGTGTAGGCAAGAACAATAAGAATTTCCGTATTTTAAAGTTTCGTTCCATGCATGTAGGGGCGGACAAAGGATCATTGGTGACTATTGGTGGGCGTGATTCTCGGATTACACGCTCTGGGTATTACATCCGCAAATATAAGTTTGATGAAATACCTCAATTAATCAATGTGCTTATCGGCGACATGAGTTTGGTAGGCCCTCGTCCTGAGGTTCGCTATTATGTGAATTATTGGACTTCAGAGCAGATGCACGTGTTGGATGTACGTCCAGGTATTACAGATCCTGCAAGTATCAAGTTCCGTAATGAGAATGAACTGATGGAAAAGGCTGAGGCCCCAGAGGATTACTACATCAATGTGATTATGCAGGAGAAGATCAAGCTTTACCTGGAGTATGTTGAGAACGCTAGTTTTTGGTATGACATTAAGCTGATCTTTATGACATTCAAAGTGATAATTACTGAAAGATAAACAATAACTTTTAAAACATACAGTAAAATGAGTACTGATTTTAAAAAAAGGAACGTGTTTTTCAGTCCTCCAGATATGACGGAAACTGAAACGAGATTGGTAGTAGAGGCTATCATGAGTGGTTGGATTACTACTGGTCCTAAGACAAAAGAATTTGAGAAGAAGATTTCGGCATACGTACATACTGATAAGACTGTATGTCTGAATTCTGCAACAGCTGCTATGGAACTTGCGCTTCGTCTGATTGGAGTGGGGCCTGAGGATGAGGTAATTGTGCCTGCATATACTTATACGGCTAGTGCAAGTGTGACTCAGCATGTGGGGTGCCACTTAGTGATGGTAGATAGCAACGAGGAAAACCAGCAGATGGATCTACAAAAGTTGGCTGAGGCTATCACAGAACGTACTAAGGTGATTGTGCCTGTTGATCTAGGTGGTGTGGTATGTGAGTATGACAAGATTTTGGAGATCCTTGAGCAGAAGAAGGGTTTGTTCCGTCCTACTAATGAATTACAGAAGAAGATTGGGCGTGTGATAATCAGTTCGGATTGTGCTCACGCTTTTGGTAGCGAGTGGAAAGGTAAGATGGCTGGTGAGATTGGAGACTTCTCTTCCTTCAGTTTCCATGCTGTTAAGAATTTGACTACGGCAGAAGGTGGCGCACTTACTTGGCATCTACCATTTGGAAACGAACCTATAATAATGGATATAGATACTACTATTCCTGTCTTCGAGGGAGAGACATGGAATGAATTTCTGTACCGCAAGTGCCAGTTGTTCAGTCTCCATGGACAGAACAAGGATGCTTTGGCAAAAACTAAGCTCGGATCATGGGAGTATGATGTGATTGGCCCTTGGTATAAATGTAATATGACCGACATCATGGCTTCGCTTGGTTTGGCTCAGATGGAGCGTTACGATACAATGCTTCAGAAACGTCAAAAGTATGTAGAGCGTTTCAATGAGGCTTTTAAGGAACTGAATGTGGCTGTTCTCGACCATAAAGGGGCTGAGCATTGTTCAAGTCATCACCTTTACATCATCCGTTTGTTAGGCAAGACTCGTGAGCAGGTGAACGATGTTATCACTAAGATGGCAGAACGTGGCATCGCTACCAACGTGCACTACAAGCCGCTACCTATGATGACTGCCTATAAGACTCTCGGTTTCGACATTAAGAACTTTCCCAATGCCTACAAGATGTTCGAGAATACAATGACACTTCCACTTAACACTAAGATGACAGAGGAGGATGTAGAGTATGTTATCGAGAACTTCGTAGATATCGTAAAGTCCCTCTAATCTCATTTAGATTCTCCAATGAAAAAAGTAGTAATAGGGGGATTATGTGCATACTTCTTTTAGGTACAGAGGACAGATAAGACAAGATGTGAGTTTTTGAGTTCAATAATTAATGGAAAAGATGATTGATAAAGATTTTCCAAAAGGGTTATTAACTCAGGCGGCTGAATTGCCATCCTTGCGTTGTAATTATGACTTATGTAATTTGACACATTACAATGAATGCTGAATGCTTTGCAGGCACAAACGGAAGTGTCTATTTATCAATATGAAAATACTGGAGAAGCTGTAACGTGTCTTGCAGGTAAATTGGAAGAAGTTATCTATGGAGGAGTAAATAAAATTTATAATTATAGTATTAAAAACAATAGAAAGAAATATATGAAGAAAATGAAACAACTAGGCTATTGCCTATTGGTAGCTTTTCTGTTAACAGCCTGCCAGTCTTACAAAAAAGTACCTTACTTGCAGGATGCAGAAGTAGTACTGTATAGTACCCAGAATGAACAACTGTACGATGCAAAGATTATGCCAAAGGATTTGTTAACCATTGTGGTGTCATGTACTAGTCCAGAATTGGCGGCGCCTTTCAATTTGACTGTTGCAACGCAGAATAATATGGCTTTGAATTATGCCACCACTCAGCCAGTCTTACAACAGTACTTGGTGGATAATGAAGGTAATATCAATTTTCCAGTGTTGGGTGAACTACATGTGGGTGGATTAACGAAGAAAGCAACAGAGCAAATGATTGTGGAAAGGCTGAAACCTTATATAAAAGAAACTCCTATTGTAACAGTACGTATGGTGAATTATAAGATTTCCGTAATCGGCGAAGTTGCCCGTCCTGGTACGTTCACGATTTCTAATGAAAAAGTGAACATTCTGGAAGCTTTAGCTATGGCAGGAGATATGACTGTATACGGTTTGCGTGATGATGTTAAGCTGATACGGGAGAACGCCAATGGTAAGCAGGAAATTATTCCGTTGGACCTGAATAAGGCGGAGACTATTCTTTCTCCTTATTATTATTTGCAGCAGAATGATATCATCTACGTGACGCCTAATAAAGCGAAAGCACGAAATTCGGATATCGGAACTAGTACAAGCTTGTGGTTCTCTGCTACTTCAATCCTTGTTTCTATTGCCAGTTTATTGTTTAACATCTTGAAATAAAAAGAAAGGGTTATGAAGGAAGAAAATCAAAACGTGAAGGAACGTGAATTGACTGAGGATCAGATTGATTTCCGAGCGCTTCTTTTTAAGTATATTATTCATTGGCCCTGGTTTGTAGGGGCAGTGTTGCTATGTTTTGTTGGCGCGTGGTTTTATTTGCATTGGGCTACCCCCATTTATAATATTTCCGCCACTGTTCTCATAAAAGACGAGAAGAAGGGTGGAGGTGCAGGACTTTCTTCGGAATTGGAGGATATGGGGTTAAGTGGTGTGATGACTTCTTCTAAAAATATTGATAACGAGTTGGAAGTTTTACGTTCGAAAACACTCGTAAAAGAGGTTGTTAATCAGTTGGGATTGTATATAACTTATAAAGATGAGGATGAATTTCCTGCTAAAGGTTTATATAAGACTTCTCCGGTGCAGGTGAGTCTGACATCTCAGGAGGCTGAAGAATTGAATGTACCAATGATGGTGGAGATGACCTTACAGCCTGAAGGTAGTATGGATGTGAATGTGACTGTAGGTGAGAAGGGTTATCAGAAGCATTTTGAGAAGTTGCCTGCTATCTTTCCGACTGATGAAGGCACGCTGGCCTTCTTTCAGGCGGCTGATTCGGTAACTTTACAGGATGGAACGAAAGTTCCTCGGATAGAGAAGAATATACGCCATATAACTGCGACAATAAACAAACCGATGAGAGTGGCAAAAGACTATTGTAAAAACTTGTCTATTGCCCCTACTTCTAAGACTACTTCTGTAGCCGTAATTTCGTTGAAGAACTCCAGTTTGCAGCGTGGACAGGACTTTATCAACCAGTTGCTTGAAATGTATAATCGCAATACGAACAATGATAAAAACGAAATCGCTCAGAAGACGGCGGAATTTATTGATGAACGTATTGGCATTATCTCAAAAGAATTGGGTAGTACGGAAGCTAATTTGGAATCTTTCAAGCGTGATGCAGGTATCACGGATTTGACGAGTGAAGCTCAGATAGCCTTAGCTGGTAATGCTGAGTATGAAAAGAAGAGCGTAGAGAACCGTACTCAAATCAGTTTGGTGAATGACTTGCGTAAGTATTTGCGAGGCAATGAATACGAAGTCTTGCCGAGTAATGTAGGTTTACAGGATGCTGCCTTGATTGGAGCCATTGAACGTTATAACGAAATGCTTATTGAGCGTAAACGCTTGCTACGCACATCAACAGAAAATAATCCCACGATTGTGAATCTAGATACGAGTATCCGTGCTATGAAAGCCAATGTACAGGCTACCCTTGAAGGAACCTTGCAGGGACTGATGATTACCAAAGAGAGCCTTGACCGTGAAGCGAGTCGTTATTCCCGTCGTATCAGCAACGCTCCGGGTCAGGAACGTGCTTATGTGAGTATTGCCCGTCAGCAGGAGATCAAGGCAGGATTGTATCTGATGTTGTTACAGAAACGTGAAGAGAATGCTATTGCGCTTGCTGCCACTGCGAATAATGCGAAGATCATTGATGAAGCGATAGCTGATGATATCCCGGTATCTCCCAAACGCTCTATGATCTATTTGATTGCATTGATGCTTGGTGTTGGAATTCCGGTTGGTATCATCTACTTGATTGAACTGACGAAATTCAAGATCGAAGGTCGTGCCGATGTGGAGAAACTAACGAGTGTTCCTGTTGTCGGTGATATTCCATTAACTGATGAGAAGAATGATAAGAATGGTTCTATCGCTGTCTTCGAGAACAAGAATAATCTGATGAGTGAAACCTTCCGTAATATTCGAACCAATCTTCAGTTTATGCTCGATAATGATCAGAAGGTTATCCTTGTGACCTCGACTGTCAGTGGTGAAGGAAAATCGTTTGTTTCGTCGAACCTGGCTATCAGTCTTTCTCTTTTGGGAAAGAAAGTGGTGATTGTCGGACTCGATATTCGTAAGCCGGGGTTGAATAAAGTATTCCAGCTCTCTAATAAGGAGAGAGGTATTACTCAGTATCTTTCCAATCCTGAGACGGATTTGATGGAACTTGTTCAACCTTCTGATGTGAATAAGAATCTGTTTATTCTTCCGGGTGGTACTGTTCCTCCTAATCCAACGGAACTGTTGGCTCGTAACGGTCTGGACAGAGCGATAGAAACCTTGAAGAAGAACTTCGATTATGTCATCCTTGATACTGCTCCTATCGGCATGGTAACGGATACCTTATTAATAGGTCGTGTAGCAGACTTGTCAGTTTACGTATGCCGTGCTGACTACACTCATAAGGCAGAATATACATTGATCAATGAACTGTCTTTTGAGAAGAAGCTGCCTAATCTTTGTACCGTCATCAACGGCGTAGACCTGAAGAAGCGAAAATATGGTTATTACTACGGCTACGGTAAGTATGGCAAACACTACGGCTATGGTAAACGTTATGGTTACGGCTATGGATATGGTCAAGATACAAAAAGATAAATATCTGAATATCTATGAATTATAACTTTTCTCAGAAAAAGAGCCCCGCAAGGGGCTTTTCTTTTTGTTATCTGAAATAAAAGCCTCACCTTTGCATTGTTGATCAACAAAACGTGAATAAAATAACTTGAATTTGAATCTTTAAAAAAACGTATTATGAGTGTAATTTACAAAGTTGTTACGCGACCATCTGACCCGCGTGTTCCCAATTCTCCCAAGAAATATTATCCGCATCTGATCACTTTAGGTCAGTCTGTCAATCTGAAATATATTGCGCAGAAAATGCAGGGCTATTCTTCTTTATCCATCGGTGATATCAAGAGTGTGATTCAGAATTTTGTGGAGAAAATGAAAGAGCAACTTCTGGAAGGTAAGTCTGTGAATATCGAAGGCTTGGGTGTATTTATGCTGACTGCTTGTTCGAAAGGGGCGGATGCAGCGAAAGATGTCAATGCTAAAAGTGTGGATAGCGTACGCATCTTCTTTCAGGCGAATAAGGAACTGCGTATCACGAAGACGGCTACCCGTGCAGATGAAAAACTGGATTTGATCAGTCTGGATGAATATCTGAAGAAGTTGAATGCCTCTGTGACTCCGAATGATCCGGATGATGGTGAAAATGGCGGTGGTGGAAATGAAGGAGGAGATGAGGAAGCCCCGGATCCGACTGTATAATCTGAAAAGCTTAAAAAGAAAGGAGGAAAAATCTATGAAGAAAACTTGGAGTGTAGTTTTGAAAGTAATCATTGCTGTAGCCGGTGCGATTGCCGGAGTACTGGGAGTACAGGCTGCATCATTGTAAGCAGCATTCAGTAAATAAAGTAATTGGTTAGATAAGACAGGCAGGCGGGAAGAACTTTCCCGCCTGCTTTGTTGTATGCTAAAATATCAAATAGTTGGCGTTACTTTTTCGTGTGCGATAACGAAAACACAAAAAATAACATTTTATTATGTAGAAAAAAATGAGGGAATGCTTCGTAGTTCACAAATAATGATTAAATTTGCCGCGATTTGTAATGTTGAGTTTGCAAAATGACGAATAATACTATAAAGCATCTAGGTATTGTGGAAAACATACAGGGTTCTCATCTGTCGGTGAGAATCGTTCAGACGTCGGCTTGTGCGGCTTGTAGCGCAAAAGGACACTGTTCTTCGGCGGATAGTAAAGACAAAATCATAGATATAACGGATGTTACAGCTGCTTCCTATCAGGTAGGAGAGCGGGTGATGGTGATCGGCGAAACGTCGATGGGCATGATGGCTGTAACCCTTGCATTCATAATTCCTTTTGTACTTCTGATTGTTTCCCTGTTCGCATGGATGGCGTTGATAGGGAATGAACTGTATGCGGCTCTTCTTTCTCTGGCAGTTCTTATTCCTTATTATTTCGTATTGTGGCTCAATAAAACGCGAATGAAACAACATTTTTCATTTACTATAAAACCAATAAATAACTAAAACATTATGAATTTGATTCTGATTGCAGTGATTTCATTGGGAGCTATAGCGCTCGTGCTGGCCGCTATTCTTTATGTAGCTTCCAAGAAATTTGCCGTGTATGAAGACCCGCGGATTGCCCAGGTGGGGGAAGTGTTGCCCCAGGCAAACTGTGGTGGATGTGGCTATCCTGGTTGTAGCGGATTTGCCGATGCTTGCGTCAAAGCCGGTTCGCTGGATGGTAAATTCTGCCCTGTAGGCGGTCAGCCTGTCATGGCACAAATTGCTGATATTCTCGGACTGGCAGCTACTGAAGCTGAACCGATGGTAGCAGTAGTAAGATGTAACGGAAGCTGTGCCAACCGTCCGCGTATTAATCAATACGACGGTGCGAAGAGTTGCGCTATTGCCGCTTCATTGTATGGTGGAGAAACAGGTTGTAGCTACGGATGCCTCGGATGTGGCGACTGTGTGGCTGCCTGCCAGTTCGATGCTATCCACATGAATCCTGAAACGGGACTTCCGGAAGTGGATGAAGCCAAATGTACAGCTTGTGGCGCTTGTGTAAAGGCTTGTCCGAAGGCGATCATCGAGATTCGTCCGCAAGGCAAGAAATCACGCCGTGTGTACATCTCTTGTGTGAACAAAGACAAGGGAGCCGTAGCACGTAAGGCTTGTACAGTGAGCTGTATCGGCTGTGGTAAGTGTGTCAAGACTTGTCCGTTCGAAGCCATTACGCTGGAGAACAACCTGGCTTACATCGATCCGAACAAGTGTAAATCATGTCGTAAGTGCGTGGAAGTTTGTCCGCAGAACACAATTATCGAGCTGAACTTCCCTCCACGTAAACCGAAGGCGGAAGAAGCACCGAAAACAGTTGCTGCAGAAGCTCCGAAGGTAACAGAATAATAACAGAATAAAATACAGAATTGTATGTTAAAGACATTTTCAATTGGTGGAGTTCATCCACACGAAAATAAATTGTCGGCACATCAACCTATCATCACAGCGGAAGTTCCTGCAAAGGCAGTTATTCTGTTGGGGCAGCACATTGGCGCACCTGCCAAACCGATAGTAGCAAAAGGTGATATGGTGAAGGTAGGCACGAAGATTGCCGAACCTGCCGGCTTCGTTTCGGCAGCAATTCACTCTTCTGTCAGTGGAAAAGTGGCGAAGATTGATACAGTAGTCGATGCGAGCGGTTATGCAAAACCTGCTATCTTTATTGATGTAGAAGGCGACGAATGGGAAGAAACCATTGACCGTAGCAAGACACTGGTCAAAGAATGTGAGCTTTCGTCCGAAGAAATCGTGAAGAAGATTGCCGATGCCGGTATCGTAGGTTTGGGTGGTGCTTGTTTCCCTACACAGGTGAAACTTTGTCCGCCTCCTTCGTTCAAGGCAGAATGTGTGATTATCAATGCGGTGGAATGTGAACCGTATCTGACTGCCGACCATCAGCTGATGCTGGAACACGCGGAAGAAGTCATGGTAGGTGTCTCCATTCTGATGAAAGCCGTGAAGGTAAATAAGGCATTTATCGGAATTGAGAATAACAAGCCGGATGCTATTGAACTGATGACGAAAGTTGCTTCCAGTTATGCAGGCATCGAAGTTGTTCCTTTGAAAGTGAAATATCCTCAGGGTGGTGAGAAACAGCTGATTGATGCGATTACCAAACGCCAGGTGGCAAGTGGTGCGCTGCCTATCTCTACTGGGGCAGTTGTGCAGAATGTGGGTACGGCATTTGCTGTTTATGAAGCTGTTCAGAAAAATAAACCGTTGTTTGAGCGTGTGATTACCGTAACTGGTAAGTCTGTGGCCAAACCTTCCAACTTCCTGGCGCGTATCGGTACACCGATGAAACAGCTGATTGATGCTTGTGGCGGTCTGCCGGAGGATACGGGAAAAGTGATCGGTGGCGGTCCGATGATGGGTAAGGCTCTGATGAATATCGAAGTTCCTACCGCAAAAGGCAGTTCCGGTATCCTGATTATGAATCAGAAGGAAGCCAAACGTGGTGAAGCACAAACCTGTATCCGTTGTGCAAAGTGTGTGAGCGCTTGTCCGATGGGACTGGAGCCGTACTTGCTCGGAGCTTTGTCCGAAAACGGAGATTTTGAAACAATGGAAAAAGAAAGAATCATGGATTGTATCGAGTGCGGTTCCTGTCAGTTCACTTGTCCTGCCAACCGTCCGCTGCTTGATTACTGCCGCTTGGGTAAGGGTAAAGTAGGAGCTATGATTCGTGCACGTCAAGCTAAAAAATAACGAAGTATGGAAAATAAATTAATCGTATCACTATCACCCCACGTGCATGGCGGAGACAGCGTACAGAAAAATATGTATGGTGTGCTGATCGCACTGATTCCGGCTTTTCTGGTGTCGCTTTATTTCTTCGGACTGGGGGCTCTGATTGTCACGGCTACTTCGGTAGCAGCCTGTTTATTCTTCGAATGGGCGATCGTTAAATTCTTAATGAAGAAACCTGCTACAACCATTTGTGACGGT
This sequence is a window from Bacteroides thetaiotaomicron VPI-5482. Protein-coding genes within it:
- a CDS encoding HU family DNA-binding protein, with translation MSVIYKVVTRPSDPRVPNSPKKYYPHLITLGQSVNLKYIAQKMQGYSSLSIGDIKSVIQNFVEKMKEQLLEGKSVNIEGLGVFMLTACSKGADAAKDVNAKSVDSVRIFFQANKELRITKTATRADEKLDLISLDEYLKKLNASVTPNDPDDGENGGGGNEGGDEEAPDPTV
- a CDS encoding sugar transferase, translated to MKRLFDIVASGIGLVLLGPLFLVLAIWIKMDSKGPVFYRQVRVGKNNKNFRILKFRSMHVGADKGSLVTIGGRDSRITRSGYYIRKYKFDEIPQLINVLIGDMSLVGPRPEVRYYVNYWTSEQMHVLDVRPGITDPASIKFRNENELMEKAEAPEDYYINVIMQEKIKLYLEYVENASFWYDIKLIFMTFKVIITER
- the rsxC gene encoding electron transport complex subunit RsxC; translation: MLKTFSIGGVHPHENKLSAHQPIITAEVPAKAVILLGQHIGAPAKPIVAKGDMVKVGTKIAEPAGFVSAAIHSSVSGKVAKIDTVVDASGYAKPAIFIDVEGDEWEETIDRSKTLVKECELSSEEIVKKIADAGIVGLGGACFPTQVKLCPPPSFKAECVIINAVECEPYLTADHQLMLEHAEEVMVGVSILMKAVKVNKAFIGIENNKPDAIELMTKVASSYAGIEVVPLKVKYPQGGEKQLIDAITKRQVASGALPISTGAVVQNVGTAFAVYEAVQKNKPLFERVITVTGKSVAKPSNFLARIGTPMKQLIDACGGLPEDTGKVIGGGPMMGKALMNIEVPTAKGSSGILIMNQKEAKRGEAQTCIRCAKCVSACPMGLEPYLLGALSENGDFETMEKERIMDCIECGSCQFTCPANRPLLDYCRLGKGKVGAMIRARQAKK
- a CDS encoding SoxR reducing system RseC family protein: MTNNTIKHLGIVENIQGSHLSVRIVQTSACAACSAKGHCSSADSKDKIIDITDVTAASYQVGERVMVIGETSMGMMAVTLAFIIPFVLLIVSLFAWMALIGNELYAALLSLAVLIPYYFVLWLNKTRMKQHFSFTIKPINN
- a CDS encoding polysaccharide biosynthesis/export family protein, with the protein product MLNALQAQTEVSIYQYENTGEAVTCLAGKLEEVIYGGVNKIYNYSIKNNRKKYMKKMKQLGYCLLVAFLLTACQSYKKVPYLQDAEVVLYSTQNEQLYDAKIMPKDLLTIVVSCTSPELAAPFNLTVATQNNMALNYATTQPVLQQYLVDNEGNINFPVLGELHVGGLTKKATEQMIVERLKPYIKETPIVTVRMVNYKISVIGEVARPGTFTISNEKVNILEALAMAGDMTVYGLRDDVKLIRENANGKQEIIPLDLNKAETILSPYYYLQQNDIIYVTPNKAKARNSDIGTSTSLWFSATSILVSIASLLFNILK
- a CDS encoding DegT/DnrJ/EryC1/StrS family aminotransferase — encoded protein: MSTDFKKRNVFFSPPDMTETETRLVVEAIMSGWITTGPKTKEFEKKISAYVHTDKTVCLNSATAAMELALRLIGVGPEDEVIVPAYTYTASASVTQHVGCHLVMVDSNEENQQMDLQKLAEAITERTKVIVPVDLGGVVCEYDKILEILEQKKGLFRPTNELQKKIGRVIISSDCAHAFGSEWKGKMAGEIGDFSSFSFHAVKNLTTAEGGALTWHLPFGNEPIIMDIDTTIPVFEGETWNEFLYRKCQLFSLHGQNKDALAKTKLGSWEYDVIGPWYKCNMTDIMASLGLAQMERYDTMLQKRQKYVERFNEAFKELNVAVLDHKGAEHCSSHHLYIIRLLGKTREQVNDVITKMAERGIATNVHYKPLPMMTAYKTLGFDIKNFPNAYKMFENTMTLPLNTKMTEEDVEYVIENFVDIVKSL
- a CDS encoding smalltalk protein, which translates into the protein MKKTWSVVLKVIIAVAGAIAGVLGVQAASL
- a CDS encoding GumC family protein, translating into MKEENQNVKERELTEDQIDFRALLFKYIIHWPWFVGAVLLCFVGAWFYLHWATPIYNISATVLIKDEKKGGGAGLSSELEDMGLSGVMTSSKNIDNELEVLRSKTLVKEVVNQLGLYITYKDEDEFPAKGLYKTSPVQVSLTSQEAEELNVPMMVEMTLQPEGSMDVNVTVGEKGYQKHFEKLPAIFPTDEGTLAFFQAADSVTLQDGTKVPRIEKNIRHITATINKPMRVAKDYCKNLSIAPTSKTTSVAVISLKNSSLQRGQDFINQLLEMYNRNTNNDKNEIAQKTAEFIDERIGIISKELGSTEANLESFKRDAGITDLTSEAQIALAGNAEYEKKSVENRTQISLVNDLRKYLRGNEYEVLPSNVGLQDAALIGAIERYNEMLIERKRLLRTSTENNPTIVNLDTSIRAMKANVQATLEGTLQGLMITKESLDREASRYSRRISNAPGQERAYVSIARQQEIKAGLYLMLLQKREENAIALAATANNAKIIDEAIADDIPVSPKRSMIYLIALMLGVGIPVGIIYLIELTKFKIEGRADVEKLTSVPVVGDIPLTDEKNDKNGSIAVFENKNNLMSETFRNIRTNLQFMLDNDQKVILVTSTVSGEGKSFVSSNLAISLSLLGKKVVIVGLDIRKPGLNKVFQLSNKERGITQYLSNPETDLMELVQPSDVNKNLFILPGGTVPPNPTELLARNGLDRAIETLKKNFDYVILDTAPIGMVTDTLLIGRVADLSVYVCRADYTHKAEYTLINELSFEKKLPNLCTVINGVDLKKRKYGYYYGYGKYGKHYGYGKRYGYGYGYGQDTKR
- a CDS encoding Fe-S cluster domain-containing protein; this encodes MNLILIAVISLGAIALVLAAILYVASKKFAVYEDPRIAQVGEVLPQANCGGCGYPGCSGFADACVKAGSLDGKFCPVGGQPVMAQIADILGLAATEAEPMVAVVRCNGSCANRPRINQYDGAKSCAIAASLYGGETGCSYGCLGCGDCVAACQFDAIHMNPETGLPEVDEAKCTACGACVKACPKAIIEIRPQGKKSRRVYISCVNKDKGAVARKACTVSCIGCGKCVKTCPFEAITLENNLAYIDPNKCKSCRKCVEVCPQNTIIELNFPPRKPKAEEAPKTVAAEAPKVTE
- a CDS encoding sugar phosphate nucleotidyltransferase; translation: MHSVNEFKEKPNLETAKKYLVAGNYFWNTGILVWSANTITECISKYKPSIVEEMDAIIASEVSEISKVREIFPNVEKVSVVYAVMEPVSCIKGWYGIYSSC